A part of Dermacentor variabilis isolate Ectoservices chromosome 10, ASM5094787v1, whole genome shotgun sequence genomic DNA contains:
- the ptc gene encoding protein patched, with the protein MSPRSSSSYCRRHDLGLLTRTSWTDARTAVRQIEKGRASGGRWSLLVRGQLQGQLVQLGRFVDRNAGKVLFVGLLVLATFCVGLKSAHLETDVHNLWVQRGGRLEREQAYVRSTLGEGAGTSSQLVIQTAPSGSDLLRRPETLLSHLDALSRATQVTVDMFELTWRLKDLCYAPSFPTFDESYVDDMLEKLLPCIIVTPLDCFWEGSKLLGPEIPAHIPILGFGVQWTDLNPQRLVAEIQKVATFGGSFPFDTIQDFMRRAGITSAYQEKPCLDPSDPRCPETAPNKRSGRAPDIGAQLTGGCYGFATKYMHWPEDLIVGGVQKNRSGHIVRAEALQSVVQLMAERDMYHYWKGHYRMAHLDWTMDKARSILEAWQRKFAEEVLREDASFEYRNTTRRPIGELHVFTATSLADVMKDFSQVSPVRVALGCLLMVVYGCLSLWAAAARDNPWGSAILGTLGVLLAVAAVGAGLGLCALLGLPFNAATTQVLPSLALGLALDTLFLLDQAYRQGARSRPPYERTAQVLKCVGPSVLVAWAGTAGAFCAAALIPVPALRAFALQAAVLHTFGTATMLLLFPAAVSVDLRRSRHSWQQCCSAEHATVVVAAEGDSQARSLARPATVVAVGPLETWVGTDAARVVDLKQDERQCWWSLDYFASHYYAPFLQQTPVKVLTVLGLVALLAASGWGALRADEGLDLAEVVPGGSREQAFLKAQSHYFGFFHIFAITRGNFEYPTKQRLLLEFHEAFTSVEHIIKNDDGGLPDFWLTLFRDWLRGLQKAFDRDWERGCITREQWFPNASDEGVLAYKLLVQTGRPDNPIDKKLIPKGRLVDDEGLVNPKGFYNYLSAWASNDALAYSASEANLRPEPRQWMHSRQDVELRIPKSAPLAYAQMPFYLRGLRNSGEVSRALESVWALCARFEARGLPNFPRGAPFAFWEQHLRLRIHLMASLAVALAAVFLVLALALLNLWAACFLVLVLASLVLELFGAMGFLGVRLSAIPAVLLVLAVGVGVQFTVHVAISFLTAIGCRNRRVSLSIEWMFTPVVHGAVSTLLGVLVLASSEFDFIVRHFFYVLSALVILGLLNGLLFLPVLLSLVGPPGELVPQSRGDRIATPSPEASPEPPPRMLRPPRTFGRPVTGPPLGGAGVRRHPWADSLSTISEEPPSYHSCSSSHEIVLHPEVVVETTTVTTSNGTTETTTRNTVDTGDRSSSAQSSSSSGNSGSSSRSSTPSEGGSAPTVVQSSSDCSVQQPGGGATTNVTTKVTAKVKVELHAPVHASERSHKHRRRRDSSCSRDCKF; encoded by the exons ATGAGCCCCAGGTCATCGTCGTCGTACTGCAGGAGACACGATCTTGGTCTTCTGACGCGCACGAGTTGGACGGATGCTCGCACGGCGGTTCGGCAGATTGAAAAG GGTCGCGCCAGTGGTGGCCGCTGGTCACTGCTCGTGCGCGGCCAACTTCAGGGACAGCTTGTGCAGCTGGGTCGATTTGTCGACCGCAATGCGGGCAAGGTGCTCTTCGTCGGACTTCTGGTGCTCGCCACCTTCTGTGTGGGCCTCAAGTCTGCGCACCTCGAGACGGACGTTCACAACTTGTGGGTGCAGCGCGGTGGACGCCTTGAGCGTGAGCAGGCATATGTGCGGTCAACCCTGGGCGAGGGCGCGGGCACGAGTAGCCAGCTGGTGATTCAGACGGCACCCTCGGGTAGTGATCTCTTGCGGAGGCCCGAGACGCTGCTGTCACATCTCGATGCCCTCTCCCGGGCCACCCAAGTCACTGTGGACATGTTCGAGCTGACATGGCGGCTCAAGGACCTGTGCTATGCTCCCAGCTTCCCTACGTTTGATGAGAgctacgtggacgacatgcttgaGAAGCTCTTGCCCTGCATCATTGTGACGCCCCTTGACTGCTTCTGGGAAGGGTCCAAGCTGCTCGGGCCAGAGATTCCAGCTCACATCCC AATCCTAGGCTTTGGTGTACAGTGGACAGACCTCAACCCACAGCGTTTAGTTGCCGAGATCCAGAAAGTGGCGACCTTTGGTGGCTCCTTCCCATTCGACACCATCCAAGATTTCATGCGAAGG GCAGGCATCACATCAGCATACCAAGAGAAACCCTGCTTGGACCCAAGTGACCCCCGATGCCCAGAAACCGCACCCAACAAGCGTTCAGGACGGGCACCTGACATCGGTGCACAGCTGACGGGTGGCTGCTACGGTTTTGCAACGAAGTATATGCACTGGCCTGAGGACCTCATCGTTGGAGGTGTCCAGAAGAACCGGTCGGGGCACATTGTTCG GGCGGAAGCATTGCAGTCGGTTGTTCAGCTGATGGCAGAGCGTGACATGTACCATTACTGGAAAGGGCACTACCGGATGGCGCACCTCGACTGGACCATGGACAAAGCACGCTCCATCCTTGAGGCCTGGCAGCGGAAGTTTGCAGAG GAGGTCCTGCGGGAGGACGCGTCGTTCGAGTACCGCAACACGACGCGACGACCCATCGGCGAGCTGCATGTGTTCACAGCCACATCACTTGCGGACGTCATGAAGGACTTCTCGCAAGTGAGCCCAGTTCGTGTGGCGCTTGGCTGCCTGCTGATGGTTGTCTACGGCTGCCTGTCACTGTGGGCTGCGGCCGCTCGCGACAACCCCTGGGGCAGTGCAATCCTAGGAACTCTTGGAGTGCTTCTGGCTGTGGCCGCAGTGGGGGCTGGCTTGGGCCTCTGCGCCCTGCTTGGCCTGCCATTCAATGCAGCCACGACTCAAGTGCTGCCATCGCTGGCTCTCGGGTTGGCCTTGGACACCCTGTTCCTGCTTGACCAGGCATACCGGCAAGGGGCTAGAAGTCGGCCCCCGTATGAGCGCACCGCTCAG GTGCTGAAGTGCGTCGGACCCAGCGTGCTGGTGGCATGGGCTGGTACAGCTGGTGCGTTCTGCGCAGCTGCGCTGATCCCAGTTCCGGCACTGCGGGCCTTTGCACTCCAAGCTGCCGTGCTGCATACGTTTGGCACAGCCACCATGCTCCTCTTGTTTCCGGCCGCAGTCAGCGTGGACCTCAGGCGAAGCCGGCACAGCTGGCAACAGTGCTGCTCAGCCGAACATGCAACAGTCGTAGTGGCTGCTGAAGG GGACTCACAAGCTCGATCCCTTGCCAGACCAGCGACAGTGGTAGCAGTCGGTCCCTTGGAAACTTGGGTGGGCACAG ATGCTGCTCGGGTGGTCGATTTGAAGCAAGACGAGAGGCAGTGCTGGTGGTCATTGGACTACTTTGCCAGTCACTACTACGCACCTTTCTTGCAGCAGACACCGGTGAAA GTTCTGACTGTGCTGGGCCTGGTGGCGCTTCTGGCAGCATCTGGTTGGGGAGCCCTACGTGCAGACGAAGGCTTGGACCTGGCCGAAGTGGTCCCAGGTGGAAGCCGTGAGCAGGCATTCCTGAAGGCGCAGAGCCACTACTTCGGCTTCTTTCACATCTTTGCCATAACGCGGGGAAACTTCGAGTATCCGACCAAGCAGAGACTCCTGCTGGAGTTCCACGAGGCGTTCACTTCTGTCGAACATATCATCAAAAATGACGATGGAGGCCTTCCCGACTTCTGGCTCACGCTGTTCCGGGACTGGCTACGAG GCCTGcagaaggcatttgaccgtgaCTGGGAGCGAGGCTGCATCACCCGCGAGCAGTGGTTTCCAAATGCTTCAGACGAAGGGGTCCTTGCCTACAAGCTCCTTGTCCAAACAGGCCGGCCAGACAACCCCATCGACAAGAAGCTCATCCCCAAGGGTCGCCTCGTTGATGACGAAGGGCTTGTCAACCCCAAGGGTTTCTACAACTACCTCTCGGCGTGGGCATCAAATGACGCACTCGCCTACTCGGCCTCGGAGGCCAACCTCAGGCCCGAACCGCGGCAGTGGATGCACTCAAGGCAGGACGTTGAACTGCGCATCCCCAAGTCAGCGCCACTTGCCTACGCCCAAATGCCTTTCTACCTCCGTGGCCTGCGCAACAGCGGCGAGGTGTCACGTGCCCTCGAGAGCGTCTGGGCACTGTGCGCACGCTTCGAGGCACGGGGACTCCCCAACTTTCCTCGCGGAGCCCCCTTTGCCTTCTGGGAGCAGCACCTGCGGCTCCGAATTCACCTGATGGCATCGCTGGCTGTGGCTTTGGCCGCTGTGTTTCTGGTGCTCGCGCTGGCCCTCCTCAACCTCTGGGCTGCCTGCTTCCTTGTGCTCGTCCTCGCGAGCCTCGTCCTTGAACTCTTTGGTGCAATGGGCTTCCTCGGCGTGCGGCTCAGCGCCATTCCTGCTGTCCTCCTTGTGCTGGCCGTTGGCGTTGGTGTACAGTTCACTGTTCATGTTGCAATTTCATTTCTCACGGCCATTGGCTGCAGAAATCGTCGAGTATCGCTGAGCATAGAATGGATGTTCACGCCCGTTGTGCATGGTGCGGTGTCAACTCTGCTGGGTGTGCTCGTGCTGGCATCGTCCGAATTTGACTTTATTGTCCGGCACTTCTTCTACGTGCTGTCGGCCCTGGTGATTCTGGGTCTTCTCAACGGACTGCTGTTTTTGCCAGTGCTGCTTTCTCTGGTGGGACCGCCTGGCGAG TTGGTGCCTCAAAGTCGTGGAGATCGCATAGCAACACCATCACCAGAAGCATCTCCCGAGCCTCCGCCGCGAATGCTAAGGCCACCACGTACATTCGGGCGTCCTGTCACTGGGCCACCACTCGGCGGTGCTGGCGTGCGACGTCACCCATGGGCTGACTCTCTGAGCACGATATCTGAAGAGCCGCCCTCGTACCACTCTTGCTCATCCTCGCATGAGATTGTTCTACACCCAGAGGTGGTCGTCGAGACTACCACGGTGACCACAAGCAATGGAACTACAGAGACTACGACGAGA AATACCGTGGACACTGGTGATCGGTCATCGTCAGcacagagcagcagcagcagtggcaacaGTGGTTCAAGCAGCCGTTCATCAACGCCGAGCGAGGGTGGCAGCGCTCCAACTGTGGTTCAGTCGAGCAGTGACTGCAGTGTGCAACAACCGGGAGGAGGGGCTACCACCAACGTCACGACCAAGGTCACTGCCAAGGTCAAAGTGGAGCTACATGCACCTGTTCACG cctCTGAACGAAGTCACAAGCATCGGCGGCGGCGAGACAGCAGCTGCTCTCGCGACTGCAAATTTTGA